The Burkholderia cepacia ATCC 25416 genome includes a window with the following:
- a CDS encoding J domain-containing protein has protein sequence MTARRGAAVVIAPGHETASLSKAQKTFNTLVQQIETRRERLGAWDAVTPAFQKKFVDGLLPLEQAATALRISLLNRLDDAFLQKGLSKAEQRTLSDVIVNMARDLLDVSDDAQLKIIYNRHRASGDDDRTAADRARPKQAPEPAPAPAPEDDLDTLSPDELAERMQAELDEQFRRDMAEHEAREAQRAKRKKAPRQSAAQARREAEQAESSKSIRDVYRKLASVLHPDRETDPKEQERKTVLMQRVNHAYAKGNLLQLLELQLEIEQIDRRAIDGLGEDRLMRYNGILEEQVRELDQEIRHVETHFRRTYGIASSVKIAPDTVMRILTRDIAGMQRSNQDLTIVVREFDDPDNVREWLKEMKRRPASSRFDDDSY, from the coding sequence ATGACCGCACGACGCGGTGCCGCGGTCGTCATCGCGCCCGGCCACGAGACAGCCAGCCTGTCGAAAGCCCAGAAGACGTTCAATACGCTCGTCCAGCAGATCGAAACGCGACGCGAACGTCTCGGCGCATGGGACGCCGTGACACCGGCCTTCCAGAAGAAATTCGTCGACGGGCTGCTGCCGCTCGAGCAGGCGGCGACGGCGTTGCGGATCAGCCTGCTCAACCGGCTCGACGACGCGTTCCTGCAAAAGGGCTTGAGCAAGGCCGAGCAGCGCACGCTGTCCGACGTGATCGTGAACATGGCGCGCGACCTGCTCGACGTCAGCGACGACGCGCAGTTGAAGATCATCTACAACCGGCACCGCGCATCCGGCGACGACGACCGTACGGCAGCCGATCGCGCACGGCCGAAGCAGGCACCGGAGCCTGCGCCCGCCCCCGCACCGGAAGACGATCTCGACACGCTGTCGCCCGACGAACTCGCCGAGCGCATGCAAGCCGAGCTGGACGAACAGTTCAGGCGCGACATGGCCGAGCACGAGGCCCGCGAGGCGCAGCGCGCGAAACGCAAGAAAGCGCCCCGGCAATCGGCGGCGCAAGCGAGACGCGAAGCCGAGCAGGCCGAATCGAGCAAGTCGATCCGCGACGTCTATCGCAAGCTCGCGAGCGTGCTGCATCCCGATCGCGAAACCGATCCGAAGGAACAGGAACGCAAGACCGTGCTGATGCAGCGGGTCAACCACGCGTATGCGAAAGGCAACCTGCTGCAACTGCTGGAACTGCAGCTCGAGATCGAGCAGATCGACCGGCGCGCGATCGACGGCCTCGGCGAAGACCGGCTGATGCGCTACAACGGCATCCTGGAGGAACAGGTGCGCGAGCTGGACCAGGAGATCCGGCACGTCGAAACCCACTTCCGCCGAACCTACGGCATCGCATCGTCCGTCAAGATCGCGCCCGATACGGTCATGCGGATACTGACGCGCGACATTGCCGGCATGCAGCGCAGCAACCAGGACCTGACCATCGTGGTGCGCGAATTCGACGACCCGGACAACGTCAGGGAATGGCTGAAGGAGATGAAGCGCCGGCCGGCATCGTCCCGCTTCGACGACGATTCGTACTGA
- a CDS encoding DUF4148 domain-containing protein, which yields MKSIIATVVVATAAATALLAAPAVSYAQSSHSTLTRAQVRQELFDLEAVGYDPVASNGDNYPGDIVAAQERLTAKRLAARNNAAAAYGPGGTPGTDAGAPAVAAPRP from the coding sequence ATGAAATCGATCATCGCCACCGTCGTCGTCGCCACCGCTGCCGCGACTGCCCTGCTCGCCGCGCCTGCCGTGTCGTACGCGCAGTCGTCGCACTCGACGCTCACGCGTGCGCAGGTACGCCAGGAACTGTTCGACCTCGAAGCCGTCGGCTACGACCCGGTCGCCAGCAACGGGGACAACTATCCGGGCGACATCGTCGCCGCGCAGGAGCGCCTGACCGCCAAGCGTCTCGCGGCACGCAACAACGCCGCTGCCGCCTATGGGCCGGGCGGCACGCCGGGCACGGATGCGGGCGCACCGGCAGTCGCGGCGCCGCGGCCGTAA